The Carnobacterium mobile DSM 4848 genome includes a window with the following:
- a CDS encoding YkvA family protein, with amino-acid sequence MKMIQKQKKTPVKQVKSLVLSLFSTKVSGKKKLMVAAIIFYIISPIDFIPDFIPVAGYADDVLLPILLIIANKLLSDNTEVKNNNVIKEAEKVQ; translated from the coding sequence ATGAAAATGATTCAAAAACAAAAGAAAACACCGGTGAAACAAGTAAAATCTCTTGTATTGTCTCTTTTTAGTACAAAAGTAAGCGGGAAAAAGAAACTGATGGTTGCAGCGATTATTTTTTATATCATTAGTCCTATCGATTTTATCCCGGATTTTATTCCTGTAGCGGGTTATGCTGATGATGTGCTCCTTCCGATTTTGCTGATTATTGCGAATAAATTACTGTCAGACAATACTGAAGTGAAAAATAACAACGTCATAAAAGAGGCTGAAAAAGTTCAATAG
- a CDS encoding DUF2871 domain-containing protein — protein sequence MKRLLNTSLFYAVFGLAAGLFYREFTNIYNFTEWTSLSVLHTHALMLGMFTFLILMLFEKVFHITQYKKFKPFYMIYNVGLLSTLLMLTIRGITTVLGTDLSSGANAAISGVAGLAHILLTVAIIQLFVLLYALIGDEKKS from the coding sequence ATGAAACGATTATTAAATACCAGTCTTTTTTATGCTGTTTTTGGTTTAGCAGCTGGTTTATTTTACAGAGAATTTACTAATATCTATAATTTTACAGAATGGACGTCGCTGAGCGTGCTTCATACGCATGCTTTAATGTTAGGAATGTTTACATTTTTGATTTTAATGCTGTTTGAGAAAGTATTTCATATTACACAATACAAAAAGTTTAAGCCTTTCTACATGATTTATAATGTAGGCTTATTGTCGACTTTACTGATGCTGACGATTAGAGGTATTACGACGGTTTTAGGAACAGACTTAAGTTCAGGAGCAAATGCTGCTATTTCTGGTGTAGCCGGCTTAGCACATATTCTTTTAACGGTAGCTATCATACAACTGTTTGTTCTTCTATATGCTCTTATCGGCGATGAGAAAAAATCTTAA
- a CDS encoding daunorubicin resistance protein DrrA family ABC transporter ATP-binding protein, producing MKPIIEVKNYTKKYGDFTAVNDVSFEVEEGSIFAFLGPNGAGKSTTINTLCTMMEKTSGTLLIDGKDVSKEKDAVRKAIGVVFQSQTLDEKMTVSENLNMHCVFYGIPKGEVKERIHFVLDLVDLLDWKDKSVSSLSGGMKRRVEIARALLHYPKVLFLDEPTTGLDPQTRNRMWEYITKLQKEKNITIFLTTHYMDEAEICDHVAIMDDGKIMVDDTPENLKRNYTKDKATLHVNQPEKFEEALTKQHFGYQKEKETFYVDVDVDDIQAFLDFIQPFKEEIQDLEINKGTLNDVFLEITGKEIREETSE from the coding sequence ATGAAGCCGATTATTGAAGTGAAGAATTATACTAAAAAATATGGTGATTTTACAGCCGTTAATGATGTTTCATTTGAAGTCGAAGAAGGCAGCATTTTTGCTTTCCTTGGTCCAAACGGAGCGGGTAAAAGTACTACGATCAATACGTTGTGCACAATGATGGAAAAAACGTCTGGAACATTACTGATCGATGGGAAGGATGTTTCAAAAGAAAAAGATGCAGTCCGCAAAGCCATTGGAGTCGTTTTCCAGTCACAAACTTTAGATGAAAAAATGACAGTTTCAGAAAATTTGAATATGCATTGTGTCTTCTATGGTATTCCTAAAGGTGAAGTGAAAGAACGAATCCATTTTGTCTTAGACCTTGTCGATTTGCTGGATTGGAAAGATAAAAGCGTCTCTAGTCTATCAGGTGGTATGAAACGACGGGTGGAAATTGCTCGTGCACTGTTGCATTACCCAAAAGTGTTATTTTTAGATGAACCCACAACAGGTCTAGATCCTCAAACACGTAATCGGATGTGGGAATACATTACCAAGCTGCAAAAAGAAAAGAATATTACCATTTTTCTAACAACTCATTATATGGATGAAGCTGAGATTTGCGATCATGTAGCAATTATGGATGATGGAAAAATCATGGTAGACGATACTCCTGAAAACTTAAAACGAAACTATACAAAAGACAAAGCAACTTTACATGTCAATCAGCCGGAAAAATTTGAAGAGGCATTAACAAAGCAGCATTTTGGTTATCAAAAAGAAAAAGAAACTTTTTATGTTGATGTAGATGTAGACGATATTCAAGCGTTTTTGGATTTTATTCAACCATTTAAAGAAGAAATTCAAGATCTAGAGATTAATAAAGGAACATTGAATGATGTCTTTTTAGAAATTACAGGTAAAGAAATAAGAGAGGAGACTTCAGAATGA
- a CDS encoding ABC transporter permease: MRTITALWLRNIRGFVRDRVKLITSLVIPFFFLYVFNSIFKTDQVEDPTAFLLAGIIVATVFQTSLNIATSTIDDTVSGFMKEILVSPTSRFQVALGQILSAATIATTQGILILIIGFFTGLRFEQWQTILYVLLALMLVGLVFSGLGLFLASMVKSSSTFQVVQQAVVLPFTFLSGAYIPIDFLPKVLKFVSYFNPMTYTTAFFRTIMLEKGGLTQTEWLKLGLAFDFNGFVVTPWMSGIVMAVFGGLFLFLATNSFVHADFNKISRKPAAGK, encoded by the coding sequence ATGAGAACTATCACAGCACTATGGTTAAGAAACATTCGAGGATTTGTTCGCGATCGAGTAAAACTTATTACGTCGCTTGTTATTCCATTCTTCTTCCTCTATGTTTTTAATTCAATATTCAAAACAGATCAAGTAGAAGATCCAACAGCTTTCTTACTAGCTGGGATTATTGTGGCGACTGTATTTCAAACGTCTTTAAATATTGCAACTTCAACAATTGACGATACAGTCTCTGGCTTTATGAAAGAGATTTTAGTCAGCCCGACCAGTCGTTTTCAAGTCGCCTTGGGACAAATTCTTTCAGCCGCTACAATTGCAACAACTCAAGGAATTCTAATTTTAATTATTGGATTTTTCACTGGATTAAGATTTGAACAGTGGCAAACGATTTTGTATGTCTTACTGGCATTAATGTTAGTTGGATTGGTATTTTCGGGATTAGGATTGTTTTTAGCCTCTATGGTGAAAAGCTCATCTACTTTTCAAGTCGTACAGCAAGCTGTTGTATTACCTTTCACATTTTTATCAGGAGCCTATATTCCCATCGACTTTTTACCTAAAGTCCTGAAATTTGTTTCGTATTTTAACCCGATGACTTATACAACTGCATTTTTTAGAACGATTATGTTGGAAAAAGGCGGCTTAACGCAAACAGAATGGTTGAAATTAGGTTTGGCGTTTGATTTCAATGGATTTGTCGTAACACCTTGGATGAGTGGAATTGTTATGGCTGTTTTTGGCGGCTTGTTTTTATTCTTAGCTACCAATTCTTTTGTCCATGCTGATTTTAACAAGATTTCTCGTAAACCAGCTGCTGGAAAATAA
- a CDS encoding beta-N-acetylhexosaminidase — MMWELIESSSDTLKAVEITIAWLENHHELKPAKIYYHNSAGNELVVHYDQANGTAHISGSMEVHLFRGLGLLLEMQHEGLSEKRETMQFDQLDFMLETSRNAVMNMKSIKKFILMLALMGYTGLYLYMEDTYEITSRPYFGYLRGRFSKMELQEIDQYAQLFGIEVVPCIQTLAHLSQALKWEKMAEMREDEDTLLVGSEATYAFILDMLETVKATFSSNKVHIGLDESYGVGLGQYLNLFPYTERFTLIKVHLEKVVSLCRELDLQPLVWSDFIYHTLDKKGLSGYYPVEAEIDEKKAKSMPKDVSYVYWDYGEFESEKYKKRIENHRLFADDVVFAGGIHIYGAIVPNHGKSLKTLNPALMTCKKTGVKKILATTWGDNGQETSHWNALPIMQWYAEHAYHEEVAAELIAARFAICVQPNLYDCMLSLRFLDEVPGVEPLNHYMANPSKYLLWQDPLLGLFDDHVNRYQKDGNLIQHYKQSKQSINSYLSESTDVFQLNLKLYQSLAEVLELKATFGIDLLSAYQDKQVDSLNELAYNRIPAIIDAVERLRDRHSTIWLATYKAFGWETLDIRYGGLLQRLKTARQRIEHYTTGEINQIEELEEQRLPFLIGTTPLSINVPDYNDIAFTGYH, encoded by the coding sequence ATGATGTGGGAACTTATTGAAAGTTCTAGCGATACTCTCAAAGCAGTTGAAATAACAATAGCTTGGCTGGAGAATCATCATGAATTGAAACCAGCCAAGATTTATTATCACAATAGTGCCGGAAATGAATTAGTGGTCCACTATGATCAAGCAAACGGTACTGCACATATTTCCGGTAGTATGGAAGTGCATCTTTTTCGTGGGTTAGGTCTGCTGCTAGAGATGCAGCATGAAGGTCTTTCTGAGAAACGAGAAACAATGCAGTTCGATCAGTTGGATTTTATGCTGGAAACATCCAGAAATGCAGTGATGAACATGAAAAGCATCAAAAAATTTATTTTAATGTTGGCTTTGATGGGCTATACAGGTCTTTATTTGTATATGGAAGATACCTACGAAATCACTTCTCGTCCTTATTTTGGTTATTTAAGAGGTCGCTTTTCAAAAATGGAATTGCAGGAAATAGACCAATACGCTCAGTTATTTGGCATCGAAGTAGTTCCGTGTATTCAAACACTAGCCCATCTCTCGCAGGCTTTGAAATGGGAAAAAATGGCTGAAATGAGAGAAGATGAAGACACTTTATTAGTCGGTTCTGAAGCAACATACGCTTTTATTTTAGACATGCTGGAAACTGTAAAAGCTACATTCAGTTCAAATAAAGTGCACATTGGTTTGGATGAATCTTATGGAGTAGGTCTTGGGCAATATTTAAACCTCTTCCCTTATACGGAACGCTTCACTTTAATCAAAGTGCATTTGGAAAAAGTGGTTTCGTTGTGCCGAGAACTAGACTTACAGCCGCTTGTCTGGAGCGATTTCATCTACCATACTTTGGATAAAAAAGGTCTGTCGGGATACTATCCAGTAGAAGCGGAAATCGATGAAAAAAAAGCGAAGTCTATGCCGAAAGACGTTTCCTATGTCTACTGGGATTACGGCGAATTTGAGTCAGAAAAATATAAAAAACGGATCGAGAACCATCGCCTATTTGCAGATGATGTAGTATTTGCCGGTGGAATCCACATTTATGGAGCCATCGTACCTAATCACGGAAAATCATTAAAAACATTAAACCCTGCTTTAATGACCTGTAAAAAAACTGGTGTTAAAAAAATCTTAGCTACGACATGGGGCGATAATGGACAGGAAACTTCTCATTGGAATGCTTTACCGATCATGCAGTGGTACGCTGAGCATGCCTATCATGAAGAAGTAGCAGCAGAGCTGATTGCTGCTCGGTTTGCCATATGTGTGCAACCTAACTTGTATGATTGTATGTTATCGCTTCGCTTCTTGGATGAAGTTCCTGGAGTAGAGCCGCTGAATCATTACATGGCTAATCCATCTAAATATCTGCTTTGGCAAGATCCTTTGTTGGGCCTTTTTGATGACCATGTCAATCGGTACCAAAAAGATGGAAACTTGATACAGCATTATAAACAAAGTAAACAATCTATTAACTCTTATCTTTCTGAATCAACAGACGTTTTTCAATTAAATTTAAAGTTGTATCAAAGTTTAGCTGAAGTTTTGGAACTAAAAGCCACTTTCGGAATAGATTTACTCAGTGCTTATCAAGATAAACAGGTGGATTCTTTAAATGAGCTCGCTTACAATCGGATTCCTGCTATCATCGATGCTGTTGAAAGGCTCCGAGATCGTCATTCTACTATTTGGCTGGCTACTTATAAAGCTTTCGGATGGGAAACATTAGACATTCGTTATGGTGGGCTACTCCAACGTTTAAAGACCGCTCGCCAAAGAATTGAACACTATACAACTGGCGAAATCAACCAAATAGAAGAACTAGAAGAACAACGTCTGCCTTTTTTAATTGGAACAACCCCTTTGTCTATCAATGTACCGGATTATAATGATATTGCTTTTACAGGATACCATTAA
- a CDS encoding protein O-GlcNAcase, with protein METLLQKFSDYQEVYTKGTYLFFTKNPIKIKFFGKFFRFETFQDVFGNNLDNALFELVPSDFSGETEMSLTHEFDRTLKPDSFTLTVTEQKEIIIKTKNLRGFRYAAEALKLLFEKTSNGTACLLVSIAHSVSFQVRGVIEGFYGLPWQHADRLDVLHYLGKNRMNTYMYAPKDDEYQRNLWRTLYPEKELAQFEALIETAEKEMIDFYYMISPGNDIDYTQTEEVAVLTNKLQQLIDIGVRNFGLLMDDIDYLLKGNAKKKFASSASAHAYLITQVDNFLKNELEDYCFVVCPTEYDNHQDSSYLEILSEKMPKNIPLFWTGPSTLAAQITTSEIKTMAAAYNRPMIIWDNIPVNDYQKDYELLFLSPYENRSPLLNQEPFQVVGVVSNPMAQWELSKLTIHNMSQFLWNSAGYKTVDSWNKTLAEYLPAKYYKALKIFAQFNPNKYTREVLTLEQQNAIQEKDLVFITNQLEQLVEASWQLLEVEDSAFQQTIGPWLKRTKEDLLYWQTIMEGYPDKIQAVKTKLADIPYRIGTDLPAAFVQYWKLTEKIAVKEKVK; from the coding sequence TTGGAAACATTACTGCAAAAGTTCTCTGATTATCAAGAAGTCTACACAAAAGGTACTTATCTTTTCTTTACAAAAAATCCAATAAAAATTAAATTTTTCGGAAAATTTTTTCGCTTTGAAACATTTCAAGATGTATTTGGCAACAATCTAGACAATGCTCTTTTTGAACTGGTGCCGAGCGACTTTTCCGGCGAAACGGAAATGTCCTTAACACATGAATTTGATCGTACGTTAAAACCAGATAGTTTCACATTAACGGTAACTGAACAAAAAGAGATTATCATCAAAACAAAAAACTTACGCGGTTTTCGTTATGCAGCTGAAGCTTTGAAGCTGCTTTTTGAAAAAACCAGCAACGGAACAGCTTGTTTGCTAGTCTCCATTGCCCATTCCGTTTCTTTTCAAGTTCGCGGTGTTATTGAAGGATTTTATGGGCTCCCTTGGCAACATGCTGATCGATTGGATGTCTTACATTATCTTGGGAAAAATCGGATGAATACGTATATGTATGCTCCAAAAGACGATGAATACCAACGTAATTTATGGCGCACATTATATCCTGAAAAAGAACTTGCTCAGTTTGAAGCATTAATTGAGACCGCTGAAAAAGAAATGATTGATTTTTATTATATGATTAGTCCAGGCAATGACATTGACTACACTCAAACAGAAGAAGTAGCGGTTTTGACTAATAAGCTGCAACAACTGATTGATATAGGTGTTAGAAACTTTGGCTTATTAATGGATGATATTGACTATTTGCTAAAAGGCAACGCTAAAAAGAAATTTGCTTCATCCGCCAGTGCACATGCTTATTTGATTACACAAGTTGACAACTTCTTAAAAAATGAGCTAGAAGATTACTGCTTTGTTGTCTGTCCGACAGAATACGATAATCATCAAGATTCTTCTTATTTGGAAATATTGAGTGAAAAGATGCCTAAAAATATTCCCTTATTCTGGACCGGCCCTTCAACTTTAGCTGCACAAATCACTACTTCTGAAATAAAAACTATGGCTGCTGCCTACAACAGACCAATGATCATCTGGGACAACATTCCGGTCAACGATTATCAGAAAGACTATGAATTGCTGTTTCTAAGTCCGTACGAAAACCGCTCACCACTGCTGAATCAGGAACCATTCCAGGTTGTTGGAGTCGTCTCAAATCCAATGGCCCAATGGGAATTATCAAAATTGACTATCCATAATATGAGCCAATTTTTATGGAATTCTGCTGGTTATAAAACAGTAGACAGCTGGAATAAAACGTTAGCAGAGTATCTTCCGGCTAAATATTATAAAGCTTTAAAGATTTTTGCTCAGTTTAACCCTAATAAATATACCAGGGAAGTTCTGACACTTGAACAACAAAATGCCATCCAAGAAAAAGATTTAGTTTTTATTACAAATCAATTGGAACAACTGGTTGAAGCAAGCTGGCAACTATTAGAAGTTGAGGATTCTGCTTTTCAACAAACGATTGGCCCTTGGTTAAAACGCACAAAAGAAGATTTGCTTTATTGGCAGACAATAATGGAAGGCTATCCTGATAAAATCCAAGCAGTAAAAACTAAGTTGGCTGATATTCCTTATCGAATCGGCACGGATTTACCCGCTGCATTTGTCCAGTATTGGAAGCTAACCGAAAAAATTGCAGTAAAGGAGAAAGTCAAATGA